AGTGTACTCAAAAGAAGTTCGCATTGATAAGGCGGGGGAAAAAATCCCCGTCGATAGCGAATTGACGATTAAAGGACAACAATTACCATATGTTAGTCGTGGCGGTTTAAAATTAGAAAAAGCATTAAAATTATTTGATGTTAATGTAAAAGATAAATTAATGCTCGATATTGGTTCTTCAACAGGCGGATTTACAGATTGTGCCCTACAGAATGGAGCAAAACATTGTTATGCTTTAGATGTTGGTTCCAATCAGTTAGCATGGAAAATCCGTTCAGATGAGCGAGTAACCGTTATGGAAAAAACAAACTTCCGTTATGTGACTGCCCCTGATCTAATAGAAGGACTTCCGAATTTTGCTACGATTGATGTTTCCTTTATTTCTCTAGAGTTGATCTTACCAGTATTAAAAACACTTTTGTTACCTGGTGGGGATGTGGTAGCTCTTGTAAAACCGCAATTCGAAGCTGGGAAAGAAAAAGTAGGAAAAAAAGGAGTAGTTCGTGATCCGAAAACGCATCTAGAAGTACTCGAAAAAATCGCAACTTTTTCGGAATCTATTGGCTTTGTTGTAAAAGATGCATCCTATTCACCAATAACAGGTGGGGAAGGGAATATTGAGTTTCTATACCATCTTTACAATCCAAAACCTGGAGAAGAAGTTGAATCCTACTCTGATTTTGCATCTTTAGTGAAAGAAGCACATCAACAATTAAAGTAACGCGGTCCTAGCTTTGTCGGACCGTGTTTTTTCTTGTTAAAAGAAAGAAAAAATGTTACGTTATAAATGAATGAGCATAATTATGCATAGAGGTGAAAACAATTGAATAAAAGCCAACGACATATAAGAATTCGTGACATGATTGCAAATAATGAAATAGAAACACAAGATGATTTAGTCGATATGTTAAAAGAGGCAGGATATCATGTAACACAAGCTACTATTTCGCGTGATATTAAAGAACTGCATCTTATTAAAGTACCACTTCAAGATGGTCGATATAAATATAGCTTACCAGCAGATCAACGTTTCAATCCAATCCAAAAACTACATCGTGCATTAGCAGATGCCTTTGTATCAATAGATGGGACAAGTCATATGCTTGTCATGAAAACCTTACCAGGTAATGCGCATGCTATTGGTTCTTTGCTCGATCATTTGGATTGGGAGGAGATTCTCGGAACAATATGTGGAGATGATACTATCCTTATTATTTGTCGTGAAGAGTCAGAAAGAGATGTAATCAAAAACCGATTACTTGAAATGCTGTAAGCTTATAAAGACGGGGTGATATAGTCTTGTTAAAAGAGCTATCTATCAAGAATTTTGCAATTATAGAGGAGCTAACGGTTGATTTCCAAGAAGGATTAACTGTATTAACAGGGGAAACTGGTGCAGGGAAATCAATTATTATCGATGCTGTTCAATTGTTAGCAGGTGGACGTGGTTCTCAAGAATTTATTAGACATGGTGCAAAAAAGGCTGAGTTAGAAGGTCTCTTTACTTTAAATCAGGATAGCCATCCAGCATACAACAAATGTGCAGAGGCAGGAATTGATATTGAAGAAGGGATGATCATTCTACGTCGTGACTTAAACGATAATGGTAAAAGTGTTTGTCGCGTCAATGGAAAACTTGTTCCGTTATCATTACTTCGTGAGATTGGAGCTACTTTAATTGATATTCATGGACAACATGAAAGCCAAGAGTTGATGGATGATAAGCATCATATCTCGCTGCTCGATCAATTTGCGGGAGCAGACTTAGAGCCTATTAAAGAACGATATTTGATGCAATTTGATGAATACAAAACATTAAAAAAAGAACTTGCGGCAATCTCTGTCAATGAACAGCAAGTTGCTCAAAAAATTGACCTTTATCAATTTCAAATAAAAGAAATTGATGCATGTAAATTTCAACCCAACGAGGAAGAAGATTTAACGGAAGAACGACGTCGGTTAATGAATTTTAACAAAATTTTTGAGTGTTCGAACTCAGCTCATGAAGCCATTCTAGGAGAGTCTAAAGGACTTGATTGGATTGGACGAGCAATGGAAGATTTAGAAGATGTTGCAACAGTTGATGAGAGCTTTAAAGAGTATTCGGATGCAGTATCAAACGCCTTTTATAATCTGCAAGAAGCAGCATTTGGTATAAAAAACATACTCGATGATTTAGAATTCAATCCAGAAAGATTGAACGAAGTAGAACATCGTTTAGCACTAATACAGTCAATGAAACGCAAATACGGTCCTACGTTAAAAGATATTTTAGAATATCGCGCAAAAATTGGTGAAGAATTGGAATCCTTATTAAATAGGGATGAAAATATTCAAAAAAATGAACAGCAATTAATTGAACTTCAAAAGAAACTTCAAATTACAGCAAACGAACTGACTACGGTTCGTAAAAAAGTAGGCATCAAACTATCTGATGCTATTATGCAACAATTACGCGAATTATATATGGAAAAAGCGGAATTTAGCGTTCATTTTGAAGCTTTACCAGAAGAGCAATTTGACCATAATGGCTTGGACAGAATTGTATTTTATATTGCTACCAATGTTGGTGAACCACCGAAACCACTTACCAAAATTGCATCAGGTGGGGAACTTTCCCGTGTTATGCTTGCGTTGAAAACAATTTTCTCAACAACAAATGGTATTACATCTATCATTTTCGATGAAGTGGATACTGGCGTAAGTGGAAGAGTTGCACAAGCAATTGCAGAAAAAATTGCCGCAATCTCCATACATTCTCAAGTATTATGTATTTCTCATTTACCTCAAGTTGCAGCAATGGCAGATCATCATTATCATATACAAAAACAAGAAGATACAAATCGAACATTTACTTCTTTAACTGAAATATTTGGTAATGATCGCATCGACGAAATCAGTCGTATTATGTCGGGCGCTGAAGTTACAGAATTAACATTCAGACATGCAAAAGAATTGATCGAAATTGCAGATGAACGGAAAAAGGCAATGGTTTAACATCATCTAAATTTAAAGACATCTTACAAATTTTTGTGAGATGTTTTTTTATACATTCAAAGTGTAGACAAATATTTACCTTTCATAACTATTCAAATAGAAGCCATGATAAATGAAAAGGAGGTGACATATGCAAAGTGCGAAGCGCTCTTTTCTGAGCTTATTTATTTTACTTGTCGTTTTTGGATCCTGGACAACAATTGCAAGTGCAGCCAAAAAGGTGATCCCAATGGGTGACTCGATTGGGGTTGAATTGCAATTATCAGACATTACTGTTTCAAATGATGTGTTATTACAAAATGGAAGTTGGCTTAAAAGAGGAGATATTGTTGAAATGGTCAACGGTACTTCTGTAAAAAAGCTTGAAAACATTCATGAAATCATAAAGACATCAAAAAGCAAAGATTCCATCAAATTAACCATTAACAGAGATGAAAAAACTAAAAAAGTGGACGTGAAAAGAGAAGAAATGACATCCGTTATGAATTTTCTTCGCGATGAAACAGATGGAATCGGTACACTCACTTTCTTAGATCCTGATACAAAGCAATACGGTGCGTTAGGACATCAAATCATCGATCAGATTTTACAAAAACCACCTCAATTTAATCAAGGCGCTATTTTTTATGCAAGAATTGAGCATATTAAGAAAAGTATCCCTGGTGAGCCAGGTTACAAAATCTCTGCAGTGGAAAATGATAAAGG
This window of the Rummeliibacillus pycnus genome carries:
- a CDS encoding TlyA family RNA methyltransferase — its product is MTTKIPKERVDVLLVQRGLCETREKAKRTIMAGQVYSKEVRIDKAGEKIPVDSELTIKGQQLPYVSRGGLKLEKALKLFDVNVKDKLMLDIGSSTGGFTDCALQNGAKHCYALDVGSNQLAWKIRSDERVTVMEKTNFRYVTAPDLIEGLPNFATIDVSFISLELILPVLKTLLLPGGDVVALVKPQFEAGKEKVGKKGVVRDPKTHLEVLEKIATFSESIGFVVKDASYSPITGGEGNIEFLYHLYNPKPGEEVESYSDFASLVKEAHQQLK
- the ahrC gene encoding transcriptional regulator AhrC/ArgR, which gives rise to MNKSQRHIRIRDMIANNEIETQDDLVDMLKEAGYHVTQATISRDIKELHLIKVPLQDGRYKYSLPADQRFNPIQKLHRALADAFVSIDGTSHMLVMKTLPGNAHAIGSLLDHLDWEEILGTICGDDTILIICREESERDVIKNRLLEML
- the recN gene encoding DNA repair protein RecN, which translates into the protein MLKELSIKNFAIIEELTVDFQEGLTVLTGETGAGKSIIIDAVQLLAGGRGSQEFIRHGAKKAELEGLFTLNQDSHPAYNKCAEAGIDIEEGMIILRRDLNDNGKSVCRVNGKLVPLSLLREIGATLIDIHGQHESQELMDDKHHISLLDQFAGADLEPIKERYLMQFDEYKTLKKELAAISVNEQQVAQKIDLYQFQIKEIDACKFQPNEEEDLTEERRRLMNFNKIFECSNSAHEAILGESKGLDWIGRAMEDLEDVATVDESFKEYSDAVSNAFYNLQEAAFGIKNILDDLEFNPERLNEVEHRLALIQSMKRKYGPTLKDILEYRAKIGEELESLLNRDENIQKNEQQLIELQKKLQITANELTTVRKKVGIKLSDAIMQQLRELYMEKAEFSVHFEALPEEQFDHNGLDRIVFYIATNVGEPPKPLTKIASGGELSRVMLALKTIFSTTNGITSIIFDEVDTGVSGRVAQAIAEKIAAISIHSQVLCISHLPQVAAMADHHYHIQKQEDTNRTFTSLTEIFGNDRIDEISRIMSGAEVTELTFRHAKELIEIADERKKAMV
- a CDS encoding SpoIVB peptidase S55 domain-containing protein: MQSAKRSFLSLFILLVVFGSWTTIASAAKKVIPMGDSIGVELQLSDITVSNDVLLQNGSWLKRGDIVEMVNGTSVKKLENIHEIIKTSKSKDSIKLTINRDEKTKKVDVKREEMTSVMNFLRDETDGIGTLTFLDPDTKQYGALGHQIIDQILQKPPQFNQGAIFYARIEHIKKSIPGEPGYKISAVENDKGQIGSIVSNSAYGIFGKWQKPLQPAFPKAIEIMQPSEIKKGPAKLLTTISGKKVESFDINITKVNEKNFQIEITDPVLKEKTGGILQGMSGSPIIQNGHFAGAVTHMFIESPEKGAALPITEMLQNQPA